TGTTGGCCCGATGCGCCTCGACGGTCTTGACGCTGATCTTGAGTCGTTGACCGATTTCCTTGTTTTTGAACCCGGCCCATATCAATTCCAGGATCTCCTGTTCCCGGCTTGTGAGCGACTCAGGCCTCTTCTTGCGAGGTGGTGGGGTGAGATTGGCCAAGGAAGTTCTGGTTTTCGACTTTGCGGTCCGTGCCATTATCTTGTTCTCCTTTGACGAAAAAAATAGTACGGTATAATTCACTCTGACGAGTATGGGTGCAAGAATATACCCTCGCCGAGCAGGCAGCGATTATAAAGAACTCTCTCACCATAAGTAAACTATGGGATCCTGGCCCCAGTGAAGCTACCTAATTTGTTTCATTTGGCATGCGAAGGGGCCAGCATGGTCCAATCCTGGGCCTGTTTCTGAGTCGCCTATGTATGAAGGGGCTCTCTATCTCGTAGTCGGAACCCTCGGCGCCCTGATCGGCAGTTTTCTCAATGTCTGCATCTTCAGGCTGCCTCGAGGCGAATCGATCGTCTGGCCAGGTTCCCATTGCCCCTCTTGCGCTCATGCAATCAACTTCTATGACAATATTCCTCTATTGAGCTACCTGTGGCTTGCTGGACGCTGTCGGGCATGCCGCGCGCCGATTTCGATACGATACCCGCTCGTTGAAGCGACTAATGCCCTTGGGTATCTTACAATTTTATGGTTCTTCGGCCCAAGCTGGACGTCTGTCCTCTATGCCCTGTTGTTTTCTGGGTTGGTCGTGGTCACTGGAACGGATCTCACTCATAAAATAATCCCCAATGTCATTACCTTTCCAGGGATGGTGGTTGGACTTCTTGGCGCAGTGACCGTCTTGCCGGTTGGTGTGATCAATTCGGTGCTTGGTCTCACTGTGGGAGGCGGTATCCTTTGGCTCCTGGCCTGGCTGAGTCCCTATCTCTTCGGCAAAGAGGGAATGGGAGGCGGCGATATCAAATTGCTGGCTATGGTCGGTGCGTTTCTTGGCTGGAAACCAGCGCTTCTCACCATCATGATCGGTTCGCTCACCGGTTCTATCATCGGCATCAGCTTGATCGCTCTGCATATCATCAAGCGTGATGACTATATTCCCTTTGGTCCCTTCCTTGTGTTGGGCGCTCTCCTCTCCATGTTTTTTGCCCAGCCTCTCCTCGATTGGTATCAAGGTCTGCTTGGTGGGGCAGACTGACATCCTTCCTGTATCTCTTCGGACGAATCCCTGTATCTAAATAGTGAAGTGCTTTACTCGTTTCCCGCTTATTTTCTGTTCAGGTCAGTGACCCGATCATTTTTGATAATTCCTCGGGACGACGCGAGACTGCGCGATCTTGCAGAGAATTGTGGCCGCGTTCGCTCAATACATTCCGTCGTCTGGGAATGGATCAAGATGGGCATGGGTCTTGGAGGCCAGGTTCATCATGATAGGAAGAATGTTTCTGTGAGGGAGGGACATGTCGGCAGAACTACACATTCGTGAACAAGGCTGGAGTCTGACAGAGGTTCTCACCGTGCTGGCAATCACGGGCCTCTTGGCAGCGTTAGCTTGGCCGAGTTATCAGACAATGACCGCAAGAGTTCAGGCACGCAGCGCCACTTCGGAGATCGCCTCTGAGCTTCGGCTGGCCAGGCAATTGGCGATGGCCAGGCGGGAGCGCCTTCGCGTCATATTCGATCGGGAGGGCCGCACGATCACGCTTCGACGTGGAGATGTCGAGGAGATCCTCGACATCTATCATTATGCGGACAAGGGAGTGGTCGTGGAGGAGCCAACCTCCGGTCCCGAGCTGTTCTTTTATCCCAGCGGTCGATCGGCAACCCCCACAACCATTCGTGTGCGAGACAGTCAGGGCCGGGAAACCACGTTCACAGTGAGCATCACCGGAAAAGTGTCCATCTCATGACGCAAGATCGATTATGCCGTGCAGAAGGCGGAGCCAGTTTTGCCGAAGTGTTCGTGGCCATGGCGTTGACGATGATCGGGTTGGCCGGTGCTATGGGGGCCTTTCTGGCAGCAGAACGGGGTCTTCGGACTGGTATGGTGGCGACGCGGGCCCTCGCGATGGCGGAATCTCGGATTGAAGCGAAACGATCTGTGCGATGGGATCGTCTCTTACTGGATGATTTGAATCACGATGGTGTCCCTGACGTTGTGATGCATGATGACGGAGCAGATGGCGATGTGATGGCCGGTGATGGAGTGTACTCCGGTCGTTGGGACCAGGATGGCGTCCACCTCATCTGGACCGTGACGCCGAGCCGTTCCGGTTCGTTTTCTGCCTCAGGGCATGTCCTCATGGAAGCTCGCGCAGTCTACACAGCCGATGATGGCCAGCATGAAGTACGAGTCGGTACCCTGCGGGCTAATCCTGTGTTCGTCGGAAGTCAATAACGTGGCGCTGACGGGAATAGGCAGGATGCAGGCAGGAAACCGCACAGCAAGCACCTACGATGGAATTCGGAGGGAGGCTGGGATCAGCTTGACCGAGCTGCTCTTTGCCACCGCAGCCGGCCTGGTTGTTCTTGGCGCCACGCTTCAGTCCCTGTCCTATTTCCAACAACGGTTTATGAAGCAACAATATGAGATCGCGCAGGAGCAGGATCTTCGCCTTGGCTTAGAAGTCCTTGAGCAAGAATTACGGCTTGCAGGATCCGGCTCTCTCACCACTGCCGCTCAGGACACAGTGGAGTTTTCGGCGAATCTGCAGGGCCTCTCAACCAGAGTCACGGCAGGGGCGTCCCTTGGTCAAACGGCCCTGTCGGTCGAGGACGGGCGAGGGTGGGATGATCGGAATACCATCATGGCCTGTTGGGTCGAAGGTTGCGAGACGCTCACCTTGGCTCGTAATGGCCAACGGTATCTGCTCACGGTAACTCAGCCGCTGACTAGGGCAATTCCAAACGGGGCTTTTGTTGTCCTCCTGAATCATGTCCGATACTACAGCCGTCGCGATGGCCAGGGGATTCTTAGGCTGCTTCGGCAGGTCGATGGCGGCGCGAGTGTTTTAGTAAAAGATGTGAAGGAGGTGCGGTTTTCCTACTGGGATGAAAACGGCCAGGCGGTGACGCAGCCAGCGCTCGTCAAGCTCGTTGTCATTGAGGCGATGTTGTCCGATCGAGTAATTCGCGCAGTCCGGGAAATTAGTCTCAGGACATAAGATCGGGAGTGAGGATATGGGGACGAGAGAGAACTGCAGATCGACACTCATGAATCCATGCGACAGAGGCCATGTGCTTCTTGGGGCGCTCATGTTGATCTTGCTCCTGGGCATCGTCGGCATGACGTCTTTGTATCTAGCTGGTCAGGATGGACCGGGCGTCAGTGCCATGAAAGAAGACAATCTCGCGCAACAGCTGGCCGAAGGTGCAGCGGATGTCGTAATGAGTTGGTTTCACGATTCCTCAGGTACTCCAACAGTCATTGCCGGATTGCTCGCCAAGCGTCAAGGTGACCCAGCGAGCGGGCCCTCTTTCTTCGATGCAGCCGGGCGTTCGCAG
The nucleotide sequence above comes from Nitrospirota bacterium. Encoded proteins:
- a CDS encoding GspH/FimT family pseudopilin, with amino-acid sequence MSAELHIREQGWSLTEVLTVLAITGLLAALAWPSYQTMTARVQARSATSEIASELRLARQLAMARRERLRVIFDREGRTITLRRGDVEEILDIYHYADKGVVVEEPTSGPELFFYPSGRSATPTTIRVRDSQGRETTFTVSITGKVSIS
- a CDS encoding prepilin peptidase; the encoded protein is MYEGALYLVVGTLGALIGSFLNVCIFRLPRGESIVWPGSHCPSCAHAINFYDNIPLLSYLWLAGRCRACRAPISIRYPLVEATNALGYLTILWFFGPSWTSVLYALLFSGLVVVTGTDLTHKIIPNVITFPGMVVGLLGAVTVLPVGVINSVLGLTVGGGILWLLAWLSPYLFGKEGMGGGDIKLLAMVGAFLGWKPALLTIMIGSLTGSIIGISLIALHIIKRDDYIPFGPFLVLGALLSMFFAQPLLDWYQGLLGGAD
- a CDS encoding response regulator transcription factor → MARTAKSKTRTSLANLTPPPRKKRPESLTSREQEILELIWAGFKNKEIGQRLKISVKTVEAHRANMMKKMRVSNTAQLLKSAIQDGTIKVR